One window from the genome of Breoghania sp. L-A4 encodes:
- a CDS encoding TIGR02281 family clan AA aspartic protease, producing MTALKYIVIAGLGVFMAGAVAYYIGFWDQDPATANLDRSGPQLVKLSALALILGASLLFSPRNLGTALRSMLIWTSLGVILVAGYAMRYELETVFWRTVGVLVPGYAIEQNDGTIALVQDRSGHFTLDATVDGAPVHFLVDTGASMITLTDEDARAIGLDTAALNFRTPVTTANGQALVAQVQLDTVTIAGSELRRLRAFVAPPGKLRSSLFGMNALNRLASWRVEKGRMILQP from the coding sequence ATGACAGCGCTGAAATACATCGTCATCGCCGGACTTGGCGTCTTCATGGCCGGGGCTGTGGCCTATTACATCGGTTTCTGGGACCAGGATCCCGCAACCGCGAATCTCGATCGGAGCGGCCCGCAGCTCGTCAAGCTGTCCGCCCTGGCGCTCATCCTGGGAGCAAGTCTGCTGTTTTCACCGCGCAATCTCGGCACCGCCCTGCGCTCCATGCTGATCTGGACAAGCCTCGGCGTCATCCTGGTGGCCGGCTACGCCATGCGCTATGAGCTCGAAACCGTCTTCTGGCGCACCGTCGGCGTGCTGGTTCCCGGCTATGCCATCGAGCAGAACGACGGCACCATCGCGCTGGTGCAGGATCGCTCCGGCCATTTCACACTGGATGCAACGGTCGACGGCGCGCCGGTTCATTTCCTGGTCGACACCGGCGCGAGCATGATCACGCTGACGGACGAGGACGCGCGCGCCATCGGCCTGGACACAGCGGCGCTGAATTTCCGCACGCCGGTGACCACCGCCAACGGTCAGGCGCTCGTCGCCCAGGTGCAGCTGGACACGGTCACGATCGCCGGCTCGGAACTGCGGCGCCTGCGGGCCTTCGTCGCGCCGCCTGGAAAGCTGCGCAGCAGTCTCTTCGGCATGAACGCGCTCAACCGCCTGGCCTCCTGGCGGGTGGAAAAGGGCCGCATGATCCTGCAGCCCTGA
- a CDS encoding Lrp/AsnC ligand binding domain-containing protein produces the protein MKDSLLNELDRTDMKILRALQAEGRLTNADLAARVNVSPATCHRRTERLMQQGYVMDVRACIAPEAVGLGALVMVGVVLDRSTPESFASFEEAVHAMQEVLDCNLVAGDFDYLLKIRVCDMADFNKLHGERLIALPGVRQTRTFFVMKSVKDNAPLRF, from the coding sequence ATGAAAGATTCTCTCTTGAACGAACTCGATCGGACCGACATGAAGATTCTGCGGGCCTTGCAGGCAGAAGGCCGGTTGACCAATGCGGACTTGGCGGCGCGCGTGAACGTTAGCCCCGCCACCTGCCACCGCCGCACCGAGAGACTGATGCAACAAGGATATGTGATGGATGTCCGGGCGTGTATCGCGCCGGAAGCGGTCGGTCTTGGTGCGCTAGTGATGGTGGGTGTCGTCCTGGACCGGTCGACCCCGGAGAGCTTTGCCTCCTTTGAGGAGGCCGTACACGCAATGCAGGAAGTTCTCGACTGCAACCTGGTGGCGGGAGATTTCGACTACCTGCTGAAAATCCGCGTTTGCGACATGGCGGATTTCAACAAGCTGCACGGCGAGCGGCTCATTGCGCTTCCGGGAGTGCGGCAGACACGGACGTTTTTCGTTATGAAAAGCGTCAAGGACAACGCTCCCCTGCGGTTTTGA
- a CDS encoding gamma-glutamyltransferase — protein sequence MSNFSTTQIIRKRVTPARGGIVAAQHRMAAEAGAAILEAGGDAVDAAIATSFAIGVVEPWMSSPAGGGCMMIWREAEQKAYSLFFGMRSPLALNPADYPLDGSGRASDLFPWPSVKDDRNVQGAMAIAVPGTVAGMDLAHKRFGRTDWKELLAPAVELAKEGLQVDWHASLIIASTARELAGDLDAAELFLEDGCWPPVAGWTALSQKRLDQSRMAQTLQQLAEAGAGDFYEGDIARAMVSDIKAKGGSLGLADLTAYHAELYEAIAVPYRGGTLQVPPHLTAGPNLAECLAMMEKAFKPGTLPDATSYGAMVEALTIAYRNRLQNMGDQDAPHAPSCTTHFSIVDRHGNMVAVTQTLLSVFGSRVVSPSTGLLMNNGIMWFDPEPGKPNSLAPAKKCLMNVCPTLGEKDGKRFAIGASGGRKILPAVLNLASFLMDFGMDLETAFHQPRVDNSGGGTTVADEDLPPDIIASLEKIQPTETARRTVYPSAFACPAAVIRENGMNTGCTEIMSPWGDAVAEKETTSEHDLPRNSIARH from the coding sequence ATGAGCAATTTTTCAACCACCCAAATCATTCGCAAACGCGTCACGCCGGCCCGCGGCGGCATCGTCGCGGCCCAGCACCGCATGGCGGCCGAAGCCGGCGCCGCCATTCTGGAAGCCGGTGGTGATGCCGTGGACGCGGCGATTGCCACGTCCTTTGCGATCGGTGTCGTCGAACCGTGGATGAGCAGTCCCGCCGGTGGCGGCTGCATGATGATCTGGCGCGAGGCCGAGCAGAAGGCCTATTCGCTATTTTTCGGCATGCGGTCACCCCTGGCGCTCAACCCCGCGGATTATCCGCTCGACGGCTCCGGCCGAGCCTCCGACCTCTTTCCCTGGCCGTCCGTAAAGGACGACCGCAACGTCCAGGGCGCCATGGCAATTGCCGTCCCGGGCACGGTCGCCGGCATGGATCTGGCGCACAAGCGCTTCGGCCGGACCGACTGGAAGGAATTGCTGGCGCCCGCCGTCGAACTGGCGAAGGAAGGCCTGCAGGTCGACTGGCATGCCTCGCTGATCATTGCCTCCACGGCCCGCGAGCTCGCCGGGGACCTGGATGCGGCGGAGCTGTTTCTCGAGGACGGCTGCTGGCCGCCGGTTGCAGGCTGGACGGCCCTGTCGCAAAAGCGGCTCGATCAGAGCCGCATGGCGCAAACGCTCCAGCAGCTTGCGGAAGCGGGCGCAGGGGATTTCTATGAAGGAGACATTGCCCGTGCCATGGTCTCCGACATCAAAGCAAAGGGCGGTTCGCTCGGCCTTGCCGATCTGACGGCCTATCATGCCGAGCTGTATGAGGCGATCGCGGTTCCCTATCGCGGCGGAACTTTGCAGGTGCCCCCGCACCTCACGGCCGGCCCGAACCTGGCGGAATGCCTCGCCATGATGGAAAAGGCCTTCAAACCGGGCACATTACCCGATGCAACAAGCTACGGCGCCATGGTCGAGGCGCTCACCATCGCCTACCGGAACCGCCTGCAAAACATGGGCGACCAGGATGCCCCGCACGCGCCGTCCTGCACCACGCATTTTTCCATCGTCGACCGGCACGGCAACATGGTTGCCGTCACCCAGACCCTGCTTTCCGTCTTCGGCTCGCGCGTCGTCTCGCCGTCGACTGGTCTTCTCATGAACAACGGCATCATGTGGTTCGATCCGGAGCCCGGCAAACCGAATTCGCTCGCCCCCGCCAAGAAGTGTCTGATGAACGTCTGTCCAACGCTTGGCGAGAAAGACGGCAAGCGCTTTGCGATCGGCGCTTCCGGAGGCAGAAAAATCCTGCCGGCGGTCCTGAACCTTGCCTCGTTCCTGATGGATTTCGGGATGGACCTGGAGACAGCCTTCCACCAGCCCCGCGTCGACAATTCCGGCGGTGGGACAACCGTCGCGGACGAGGACCTGCCGCCAGACATCATCGCATCGCTTGAAAAGATCCAGCCGACTGAAACGGCGAGGCGCACGGTTTACCCCAGTGCCTTCGCCTGTCCGGCCGCAGTGATACGCGAAAATGGAATGAACACAGGCTGCACCGAGATCATGTCGCCCTGGGGCGACGCAGTGGCCGAGAAGGAAACGACGAGCGAGCATGACCTCCCGCGCAACAGCATTGCAAGACATTGA
- a CDS encoding M20 family metallopeptidase has product MTSRATALQDIETYADHGGFVEELSRLVSYPTESQEPSCQSELFRYLNEGAIPLLEGMGFACRILENPVEARFPFLYAERIENPGFETVLIYGHGDVIRAQADQWRPGLAPFKLVIEGDKAYGRGTADNKGQHLINFAALRTVIAARDALGFNAKIILEMAEECGSPGLDALFSMHKDLLKSDVLIASDGPRLHPDRPTLFMGSRGAVNFNLRVEYREGAHHSGNWGGLLKDPAIILAHAIATIVDRRGQIKVPEWRPQSLTPDIRKALGDCPVGGFDGPSIDADWGEESLTPSERVFGWNSFAVLAQKSGVPEAPVNAISGWANAHCQLRYVVGTDSQDILPALRRHLDREGFGDVQILPMERGIFHATRLDPGHPWVGRVAASVAATTGKKPALLPNLAGSIPNRSFSETLGLPTVWLPHSYPGCSQHAPNEHLLLSSSREALRMMTGLFWDIGSPRGRADLAP; this is encoded by the coding sequence ATGACCTCCCGCGCAACAGCATTGCAAGACATTGAGACCTACGCAGATCACGGAGGCTTTGTCGAAGAGCTTTCCAGGCTTGTGTCCTATCCGACCGAAAGCCAGGAGCCATCCTGTCAATCCGAGCTATTCCGCTACCTGAATGAAGGCGCCATTCCTCTCCTGGAAGGCATGGGCTTTGCCTGCCGCATCCTAGAAAACCCCGTCGAGGCGCGGTTTCCGTTTCTTTACGCGGAACGGATCGAAAATCCCGGTTTCGAGACCGTTCTGATCTATGGCCACGGCGATGTGATCCGGGCTCAGGCCGATCAATGGCGGCCGGGTCTGGCTCCGTTCAAGCTCGTCATCGAGGGCGACAAGGCCTATGGCCGCGGCACCGCGGACAACAAGGGCCAGCACCTCATCAATTTCGCCGCGCTCAGAACGGTGATCGCGGCCCGCGACGCCCTTGGCTTCAACGCCAAGATCATTCTGGAAATGGCGGAAGAATGCGGTTCTCCGGGCCTTGATGCGCTCTTCTCGATGCACAAGGATCTCCTGAAGTCCGATGTTCTGATCGCATCGGACGGACCGCGTCTGCATCCCGACAGGCCGACCTTGTTCATGGGGTCGCGCGGCGCGGTGAACTTCAATCTGCGTGTCGAATACCGCGAGGGCGCGCATCATTCCGGCAATTGGGGCGGCCTGCTGAAGGATCCTGCGATCATTCTCGCCCATGCCATTGCCACGATCGTCGACCGCCGCGGGCAGATCAAGGTGCCCGAATGGCGTCCTCAAAGCCTGACACCGGACATCCGCAAAGCGCTTGGGGACTGTCCGGTCGGCGGCTTTGACGGCCCATCCATCGACGCGGATTGGGGTGAAGAAAGCCTGACGCCGTCGGAGCGGGTGTTCGGCTGGAATTCCTTCGCCGTGCTTGCCCAGAAGAGTGGCGTGCCGGAAGCACCCGTCAACGCCATTTCCGGTTGGGCGAACGCCCATTGCCAGTTGCGCTATGTGGTCGGCACCGACTCGCAGGATATCCTGCCGGCGCTTCGCCGTCATCTCGACCGGGAGGGCTTCGGCGATGTGCAAATCCTGCCGATGGAGCGGGGAATTTTCCACGCAACGCGTCTCGATCCCGGTCATCCCTGGGTCGGGCGTGTGGCCGCCTCCGTGGCTGCGACCACCGGCAAGAAGCCGGCGCTCCTGCCCAATCTTGCCGGATCCATCCCCAATAGGAGCTTTTCCGAAACACTGGGCCTGCCGACGGTCTGGCTGCCGCATTCCTATCCCGGCTGTTCCCAGCACGCGCCGAACGAGCACCTGCTCCTATCTTCAAGCCGCGAAGCCTTGCGCATGATGACCGGACTTTTCTGGGACATCGGTTCGCCGCGTGGCCGCGCGGATCTTGCCCCCTGA
- the dusA gene encoding tRNA dihydrouridine(20/20a) synthase DusA: MAEKYKKIAIAPMMDWTDRHCRVFHRQLTRRALLYTEMVTTGAVIHGDRARLLGYSDVEHPVACQLGGSEPRDVAEAARIAEGFGYDEINLNVGCPSDRVQSGSFGACLMAEPDLVGDCVAAMKEAVSIPVTVKCRLGIDDQDPEEALDRLADAVVSAGVDALWVHARKAWLKGLSPKENRDVPPLDYDRVYRLKQRLPDVWIGINGGIATLDDAERHLERVDGVMLGRAAYQQPALLAAVDNRIYREDTPPVQLEAAIEALLPYIEEQLARDVRLSHITRHILGLFQGAPGARAWRRTLSTEAVKEGAGLEVIEAALAHVTGGVFDVAVA; the protein is encoded by the coding sequence ATGGCTGAAAAATATAAGAAAATTGCCATCGCGCCCATGATGGACTGGACGGACCGGCATTGCCGCGTGTTTCACCGTCAGCTGACGCGCCGTGCGCTGCTGTATACGGAAATGGTCACCACCGGCGCCGTGATCCATGGCGATCGCGCGCGGCTGCTCGGCTACTCCGATGTGGAGCATCCGGTTGCCTGCCAGCTTGGCGGCTCCGAGCCGCGCGATGTGGCGGAGGCCGCGCGGATCGCGGAAGGCTTTGGCTACGACGAGATCAACCTCAATGTCGGCTGCCCGTCCGACCGGGTGCAGTCGGGCAGTTTCGGCGCCTGCCTGATGGCGGAGCCGGACCTGGTGGGCGACTGCGTCGCCGCCATGAAGGAGGCCGTGTCCATTCCGGTCACCGTCAAATGCCGGCTGGGAATCGATGACCAGGACCCCGAGGAGGCATTGGACCGGCTGGCCGACGCCGTGGTTTCGGCGGGCGTGGACGCGCTGTGGGTGCACGCCCGCAAGGCCTGGCTCAAGGGCCTGTCGCCGAAGGAAAATCGCGACGTGCCGCCATTGGACTACGACCGCGTCTATCGGCTCAAGCAGCGCTTGCCGGATGTCTGGATCGGCATCAATGGCGGCATCGCGACGCTCGATGACGCCGAGCGTCACCTCGAGCGCGTCGACGGCGTGATGCTGGGCCGCGCGGCCTATCAGCAACCGGCGCTTCTGGCGGCGGTCGACAACCGCATCTATCGCGAGGACACGCCTCCCGTGCAGCTTGAGGCGGCGATTGAAGCGCTCTTGCCCTACATCGAGGAACAACTGGCGCGTGACGTGCGCCTGTCGCATATCACGCGCCATATTCTCGGGCTGTTTCAGGGCGCGCCCGGCGCCCGCGCCTGGCGGCGGACGCTTTCGACGGAAGCTGTGAAGGAGGGCGCCGGGCTCGAGGTCATCGAAGCCGCGCTCGCGCATGTCACCGGCGGCGTATTCGACGTGGCCGTGGCCTGA
- a CDS encoding FAD-dependent oxidoreductase — translation MADVLVLGAGMVGVSTALALQEAGRDVVLADRKGPGLETSYGNAGVIQSEAVEPYPLPLALTTLLKIAFKRGNSVNYHWNALPSYLRPLRLYFAASLPARHKAISQTYAGLIRRATADHAPLIAAAGADNLIRRTGLRFVYRSQPALDAAAANAARLASEYGVQVVAQSPSELAVAEPHLNPGLAGAVYWPEAWSCADPGGLTQAYAALFASRGGRILVSDADTLCERGGGWAVSSHEGPVTAKEVVIALGPWSPVLLNRFGYDIPLLRKRGYHRHFAGGGTLNAPLLHDESATVLSSMVKGLRILTGAELACFDAAPTPVQLRRSTAAAAGLIDIGKPVEAEVWSGCRPCMPDMLPLTGKAPRHKGMWFHFGHGHQGFTLGPTTAALLAEEMITGQVPVPELSPARLRNL, via the coding sequence ATGGCGGATGTTCTTGTTCTCGGCGCCGGCATGGTTGGCGTCTCGACCGCCCTGGCGCTGCAGGAGGCGGGACGCGATGTCGTCCTCGCCGACCGAAAGGGGCCGGGGCTGGAGACCAGTTATGGCAATGCCGGGGTCATCCAGTCGGAGGCGGTCGAGCCCTATCCACTTCCCCTTGCCCTGACAACGCTTCTTAAGATCGCATTCAAGCGCGGCAACAGTGTCAATTACCATTGGAACGCGCTGCCGTCCTATTTGCGTCCGCTCCGGCTCTATTTCGCGGCATCGCTTCCGGCCCGGCACAAGGCGATCTCTCAGACCTATGCCGGGCTGATCCGGCGTGCGACGGCCGATCATGCGCCTTTGATTGCCGCGGCAGGGGCTGACAATCTGATACGCCGGACGGGACTTCGATTTGTCTACCGCTCGCAGCCGGCCCTTGACGCTGCAGCGGCGAACGCTGCTCGTCTTGCGAGCGAATACGGTGTCCAGGTCGTCGCACAATCGCCGAGTGAACTCGCGGTTGCCGAGCCGCATTTGAACCCTGGGCTTGCCGGTGCGGTTTACTGGCCCGAAGCCTGGAGCTGCGCGGATCCGGGAGGCCTGACACAAGCCTATGCGGCTCTTTTTGCATCGAGGGGCGGGCGCATCCTCGTCAGCGATGCGGATACTCTGTGCGAAAGAGGTGGCGGCTGGGCAGTCAGCTCACACGAGGGGCCGGTCACCGCGAAGGAGGTTGTCATTGCCCTGGGGCCATGGTCGCCGGTGCTGCTCAACCGCTTCGGCTACGACATCCCGCTTTTGCGCAAGCGCGGTTACCATCGTCATTTTGCCGGCGGCGGTACACTGAATGCGCCTCTGCTGCACGACGAGAGCGCCACCGTTCTTTCGTCGATGGTGAAAGGCTTGCGGATCCTGACCGGTGCGGAACTGGCCTGCTTCGACGCGGCGCCCACGCCCGTTCAATTGCGGCGCAGCACGGCAGCCGCCGCCGGATTGATTGATATCGGCAAGCCGGTCGAAGCCGAAGTCTGGTCCGGCTGCCGGCCATGCATGCCCGACATGTTGCCGCTCACCGGCAAGGCGCCCCGCCACAAGGGGATGTGGTTTCATTTCGGCCACGGTCATCAGGGGTTCACCCTTGGACCGACCACCGCGGCCTTGCTCGCCGAGGAAATGATCACCGGCCAGGTTCCCGTACCGGAACTATCACCCGCCCGCCTGAGGAACCTATGA
- a CDS encoding SDR family NAD(P)-dependent oxidoreductase, whose translation MTTAQSPINSGFSRASTTIDIIKGVDLVGKVAIVTGGYSGLGLETARTLASAGARVIVPARDVERARKAIAEAGGGMEVQFMDLTDPGSIDDFARDFVETGLPLHLLVNNAGIMALPELKRDSQGNELQFATNHLGHFRLTVRLWAALKRAGGARVVSVSSAGHRFSPVVFDDINFEHRDYDPFKAYGQSKTANILFAVGVDQRGKEDDIRAFSLHPGGIAATNLGTHVGVEMLKNTGFVDKNDRPVVDLSRDLKSVPQGAATHVWCAVSPKLDGMGGVYCADSDITPMIPKGGSVDLGTEDRSKRLIGVEAYAIDPDAAEGLWRRSEALTGISLRR comes from the coding sequence ATGACCACAGCACAATCACCGATCAATTCCGGATTCAGTCGAGCCAGCACGACGATCGACATCATCAAAGGCGTCGATCTTGTCGGCAAGGTTGCGATCGTCACGGGCGGATATTCGGGCCTCGGGCTCGAAACGGCGCGCACGCTCGCCTCGGCCGGCGCGCGGGTCATCGTACCGGCCCGTGACGTCGAGCGCGCACGCAAGGCGATTGCCGAGGCTGGCGGCGGCATGGAGGTTCAATTCATGGACCTCACCGACCCAGGCTCGATCGACGATTTCGCGCGCGACTTCGTCGAAACGGGCCTGCCGCTTCACCTGCTCGTCAACAACGCCGGCATCATGGCGCTGCCCGAACTGAAGCGCGATTCACAAGGCAACGAGTTGCAGTTCGCCACCAACCATCTCGGTCATTTCCGGTTGACCGTGCGCCTCTGGGCCGCCTTGAAGCGAGCCGGCGGCGCGCGTGTCGTCTCGGTTTCCTCCGCCGGTCACCGCTTTTCGCCGGTCGTGTTCGACGACATCAATTTCGAGCATCGCGACTATGATCCCTTCAAGGCCTACGGCCAGTCAAAAACGGCCAATATTCTCTTCGCGGTCGGTGTCGACCAGCGCGGCAAGGAAGACGACATTCGTGCGTTCTCACTCCATCCCGGCGGGATAGCGGCAACCAATCTCGGCACGCATGTCGGGGTGGAAATGCTGAAAAATACCGGGTTCGTCGATAAAAATGATCGGCCGGTCGTAGATTTGAGCCGTGACCTGAAGTCGGTGCCACAGGGAGCCGCCACGCATGTCTGGTGCGCGGTCAGCCCAAAGCTTGACGGCATGGGCGGTGTGTACTGCGCCGATTCCGATATAACGCCCATGATTCCGAAGGGCGGTTCCGTCGATCTGGGCACAGAAGACCGCTCGAAGCGCCTCATCGGTGTCGAGGCCTACGCGATCGATCCAGACGCGGCAGAAGGACTTTGGCGCAGAAGTGAAGCTCTGACCGGAATATCCCTCCGAAGGTAG
- a CDS encoding amidase family protein, whose translation MSDPADLTAIETRRLIGARKLSPVELAEACIARTQAINPAVNAIVATNFDSLRAQARKAEEQVLKGEPLGPVHGLPFGVKDMIDVVGLPTTFGSELFRDNVAARDDAIVAAMRRAGAVVLGKTNNPEFSAGGNTVNAVYGPTGNPHDPSKSAAGSSGGSAAVLATGMAPLCTGSDTGGSLRSPAAFCGVVGFRPSPGVVPGDGRGMALMHLSTSGPMARTVADTALMLSVMARPDRLDPFTAVANGKTLWNPRDFAALPRCELSSLKVAFTEDFGFAMTEKVVRRAFRKRAELLAPRFAVAEETAPDCAYADRIFAVLRAVMMLGAHHANTTRYPGRYGPNIMANVEEGLSYSALDVADAMNRQGEYYRKWQYFFDVYDFVLSPAVTISPRDWHELYPAQIDGVATASYYQWLALAYASTIPGHPSITIPMGRDEFGMPFGLQIVGKRNDDLGVLAFAAEIEAAFAGDSAFGAPKPDLDALKRASPLLQAAC comes from the coding sequence ATGTCCGACCCCGCAGACCTGACCGCCATTGAGACCCGCCGGCTCATCGGCGCGCGTAAGCTATCGCCGGTGGAACTGGCGGAAGCCTGCATTGCCCGGACACAGGCTATCAATCCGGCGGTCAATGCCATCGTCGCAACCAATTTCGACAGCCTGCGCGCACAAGCCCGCAAGGCGGAAGAGCAGGTCTTGAAAGGCGAACCGCTCGGTCCGGTTCATGGCCTGCCCTTTGGGGTAAAGGACATGATCGACGTCGTCGGCCTGCCAACCACCTTTGGCTCGGAGCTGTTCAGGGACAATGTTGCCGCCAGGGACGATGCCATCGTCGCCGCCATGCGCCGGGCCGGAGCCGTCGTCCTCGGCAAGACCAACAATCCGGAATTTTCCGCCGGCGGCAATACGGTCAATGCAGTCTACGGTCCGACGGGCAATCCGCATGATCCCTCGAAGAGCGCTGCCGGCTCCTCCGGCGGTTCGGCCGCGGTGCTTGCAACCGGTATGGCGCCCCTTTGCACCGGATCGGACACCGGAGGCAGCCTCCGCAGCCCCGCCGCCTTCTGCGGGGTCGTCGGCTTCCGCCCCTCTCCGGGCGTGGTGCCGGGTGATGGCCGTGGCATGGCGCTTATGCATCTGTCGACCTCCGGCCCGATGGCGCGCACGGTTGCCGATACGGCACTGATGCTGTCGGTCATGGCACGGCCCGACCGGCTTGACCCGTTCACCGCAGTGGCAAATGGCAAGACGCTTTGGAACCCGCGCGACTTTGCGGCACTGCCCCGGTGCGAGCTGTCGTCTTTGAAAGTCGCCTTCACTGAAGACTTTGGTTTCGCCATGACGGAAAAGGTCGTCCGCCGGGCCTTCCGTAAACGGGCGGAGCTTCTCGCCCCGCGGTTTGCCGTGGCGGAGGAGACGGCACCCGATTGTGCATATGCGGACCGGATCTTTGCGGTGCTCCGCGCTGTCATGATGCTCGGCGCCCACCACGCCAATACGACGAGATATCCGGGCCGATACGGACCGAATATCATGGCCAATGTCGAGGAAGGCCTGTCCTACTCGGCCCTTGACGTCGCCGACGCGATGAACCGTCAGGGTGAGTATTACCGCAAGTGGCAGTACTTCTTCGATGTCTATGATTTTGTCCTGTCACCTGCGGTAACGATCAGTCCGCGCGATTGGCACGAACTCTATCCGGCGCAGATCGACGGTGTGGCGACAGCCAGCTATTACCAGTGGCTGGCCCTGGCCTATGCCTCCACGATCCCGGGCCATCCCTCGATCACCATCCCGATGGGCAGGGATGAGTTTGGCATGCCCTTCGGCCTGCAGATCGTTGGCAAGCGCAACGACGACCTCGGCGTATTGGCATTTGCCGCGGAGATCGAAGCGGCTTTTGCCGGTGACAGCGCGTTCGGCGCACCGAAGCCGGATCTTGACGCGCTCAAACGCGCAAGCCCACTTCTGCAAGCTGCGTGCTGA
- a CDS encoding 1-aminocyclopropane-1-carboxylate deaminase: protein MSLLEKFERYPLTFGPTPIEHLPRLTQALGGKVQIYAKRDDCNSGLAMGGNKLRKLEYIVPDAIASGADTLVSIGGVQSNHTRMVAATAAKIGMKCVVIQEKWVPHYDAVYDRVGNILMTRLMGADSRLVDDGFDIGIRKSWEDAIQSVKDAGGKPYPIPAGASVHKYGALGYIGFAEEVARQEDDLGFKFDYIIVCVVTGSTQGGMIVGFAAQNRADRVIGIDASGTLDQTRAQVRQIVDKAAKLVGLERAVREDEIVINPDYAYPAYGVPSEETNDAIRLAARTEAMMTDPVYEGKSMQGLIDLTRKGFFPEGSRVLYAHLGGAPALNGYSYHYKDG, encoded by the coding sequence ATGTCACTATTGGAAAAATTCGAACGTTACCCGCTCACCTTCGGCCCGACGCCAATCGAACATCTGCCGCGCCTGACGCAGGCGCTCGGCGGCAAGGTTCAGATTTACGCCAAACGGGACGACTGCAATTCGGGGCTTGCGATGGGCGGCAACAAGCTGCGCAAGCTGGAATATATCGTCCCCGATGCCATTGCCTCGGGAGCGGACACGCTGGTTTCGATCGGCGGCGTTCAATCCAATCACACACGGATGGTCGCCGCGACCGCAGCCAAGATCGGCATGAAATGCGTGGTCATCCAGGAAAAATGGGTGCCCCATTATGATGCCGTCTACGATCGCGTCGGCAACATCCTGATGACCCGGCTGATGGGCGCCGACAGCCGCCTGGTCGACGACGGTTTCGATATCGGCATCCGCAAGAGCTGGGAAGACGCCATCCAGTCGGTCAAGGATGCCGGCGGCAAGCCCTATCCGATCCCGGCCGGTGCATCCGTGCACAAATACGGAGCCCTCGGTTATATCGGTTTTGCCGAGGAGGTCGCCAGACAGGAAGACGATCTCGGTTTCAAGTTCGACTACATCATCGTCTGTGTCGTCACCGGTTCCACCCAGGGCGGCATGATTGTCGGATTTGCCGCACAGAACCGGGCCGACCGAGTTATCGGCATCGACGCATCCGGAACCCTCGATCAGACGCGGGCGCAGGTTCGCCAGATCGTCGACAAGGCCGCCAAACTGGTCGGGCTGGAACGAGCCGTCCGGGAAGACGAGATCGTGATCAACCCCGACTATGCCTACCCTGCCTATGGCGTCCCTTCCGAAGAAACCAACGACGCTATCCGCCTGGCCGCCCGCACGGAAGCGATGATGACCGATCCGGTCTACGAAGGAAAATCGATGCAGGGCCTGATCGACCTGACCCGGAAGGGCTTTTTCCCCGAAGGATCAAGGGTTCTTTATGCCCATCTCGGCGGCGCGCCTGCACTGAACGGCTACAGCTACCACTATAAGGACGGCTGA
- a CDS encoding DUF1289 domain-containing protein, with the protein MTVSRSSPCIKICVIDQASGLCRGCARTLDEIAAWGGLDDSARQTITDRLPARMAALAGETA; encoded by the coding sequence ATGACGGTTTCCCGCTCGAGCCCTTGCATCAAGATCTGTGTGATCGACCAGGCCAGCGGCCTGTGCCGGGGATGCGCACGCACGCTTGATGAGATTGCAGCCTGGGGCGGCCTTGATGACAGTGCGCGCCAGACCATCACCGACCGGTTGCCGGCGCGCATGGCCGCCCTCGCAGGGGAGACCGCGTGA